Proteins from a genomic interval of Pecten maximus chromosome 13, xPecMax1.1, whole genome shotgun sequence:
- the LOC117341178 gene encoding complement C1q tumor necrosis factor-related protein 4-like isoform X2 codes for MAGLVHIIVGMLILCFHNARSVPAVSTDQSSMTIEQRVTALERTIQGLQCQNQQLVDCVMNISSDYIETVKCAKSIIIAGLSFGRAVMFYAQLSHTLSNVAVEQGVVFDTVVTNVGDCYSGHTGAFTCCKSGTYFFSWTIDTSAAQRVNTELMMNSSSIATNRAGDQNYHATGSMSAVIHLHIGDEVWIRVKYRHPATSYIRGEKTSSFTGFLIH; via the exons ATGGCTGGCCTTGTCCATATCATTGTTGGTATGTTGATATTATGCTTCCACAATGCGAGAAGTGTACCAGCCGTCAGCACGGACCAATCCTCGATGACAATAGAGCAGCGAGTTACAGCGCTGGAAAGAACAATTCAGGGACTTCAGTGTCAAAATCAACAATTAGTGGATTGCGTGATGAACATATCGTCGGACTATATCGAAACTGTCAAGTGCGCCAAGAGCATCATCATAGCAGGCCTCTCTT TCGGGAGAGCTGTGATGTTCTACGCCCAGCTGTCCCATACGTTATCCAACGTAGCCGTAGAACAGGGTGTTGTGTTTGACACCGTTGTGACAAATGTTGGGGATTGTTACAGCGGTCACACGGGTGCCTTTACCTGCTGCAAGTCTGGCACATATTTCTTCTCCTGGACAATTGACACATCAGCAGCACAGCGCGTCAATACAGAACTGATGATGAATAGTTCATCCATAGCTACAAACCGTGCAGGTGACCAAAACTATCACGCCACCGGAAGTATGTCGGCTGTGATTCATTTGCATATCGGTGATGAAGTATGGATCAGAGTCAAGTATCGTCATCCAGCTACCTCATATATCCGCGGTGAAAAAACGTCATCTTTTACCGGCTTTCTTATACATTGA